A window from Mesorhizobium sp. WSM2240 encodes these proteins:
- a CDS encoding acetylornithine deacetylase/succinyl-diaminopimelate desuccinylase family protein: MYKRLLETIDERVDDLVALTADLIRFPTINPPGDAYRPCTEYIGTRLKKRSFGVEYIRAEGTPGDTDRFPRMNVVARFDGRTQGPTVHFNSHIDVVEAGEGWTVDPFAGVVKDGRVYGRGACDMKGGLAASIIAAEAFMDVYPDFPGAIEISGTADEESGGFGGVAYLAAKGYFSKPKVDHVIIPEPLNKDRICLGHRGVWWAEIETKGEIAHGSMPFLGDCAVRHMGAVLEAFEKDLFPALDRKQTRMPVVPEGARRSTMNINSIHGGQTDDFRPGLPSPNVPDWCRLTIDRRFLLEEKIGDVKGEVTAILDRLKRDRPRFDYDIRDIMEVQPLMTERDAPVVSAVAQGIREVFDREPDYVISPGTYDQKHVSRIGHLHDCIAYGPGILDLAHRPDEWVGIADMVESAKVMAIGLNLLLRGPSAG; encoded by the coding sequence ATGTATAAAAGGCTTCTTGAAACGATCGACGAGCGGGTCGACGACCTGGTCGCGTTGACTGCCGACCTGATCAGGTTTCCGACGATCAATCCGCCCGGCGACGCATACCGGCCCTGCACCGAATATATCGGCACGCGCTTGAAGAAACGCAGCTTCGGCGTTGAATACATACGTGCCGAAGGCACGCCGGGCGACACCGACCGCTTTCCGCGGATGAACGTCGTCGCCCGCTTCGACGGCCGCACTCAGGGGCCGACCGTCCATTTCAATTCGCACATCGATGTCGTCGAGGCTGGCGAAGGCTGGACGGTCGACCCGTTCGCCGGCGTAGTGAAGGACGGCAGGGTCTATGGCCGCGGCGCCTGCGATATGAAGGGCGGGCTGGCGGCGTCCATCATCGCCGCCGAGGCGTTCATGGATGTCTATCCGGATTTTCCCGGCGCGATCGAGATTTCCGGCACTGCCGACGAGGAATCGGGCGGCTTTGGCGGCGTCGCCTATCTGGCTGCCAAAGGCTACTTTTCCAAGCCGAAGGTCGATCACGTCATCATTCCCGAACCGCTGAACAAGGATCGCATCTGCCTCGGCCATCGAGGCGTCTGGTGGGCCGAGATCGAAACCAAAGGCGAGATCGCGCATGGCTCGATGCCGTTCCTCGGCGACTGCGCCGTGCGCCACATGGGCGCCGTGCTGGAGGCTTTCGAGAAGGACCTCTTTCCCGCGCTCGACCGCAAGCAGACGCGCATGCCCGTGGTACCCGAGGGGGCGCGGCGTTCCACGATGAATATCAACTCCATCCATGGCGGCCAGACCGACGATTTCCGTCCCGGCCTACCATCGCCCAACGTGCCCGATTGGTGCCGGCTGACGATCGACCGGCGTTTCCTGTTGGAAGAGAAGATCGGCGACGTCAAAGGCGAAGTGACGGCCATTCTCGACCGGCTGAAACGCGACCGGCCGAGGTTCGACTACGACATCCGCGACATCATGGAGGTGCAGCCGCTGATGACCGAGCGCGATGCGCCGGTTGTCTCGGCGGTGGCTCAAGGCATTCGCGAGGTCTTCGACCGGGAGCCCGACTACGTCATTTCGCCCGGCACCTACGACCAGAAGCACGTCTCGCGTATCGGCCATCTGCATGACTGTATCGCCTATGGGCCGGGCATCCTCGACCTTGCTCATCGGCCGGACGAATGGGTCGGCATCGCCGACATGGTTGAATCGGCCAAGGTCATGGCGATCGGCCTGAACCTCTTGCTGCGCGGGCCGTCGGCGGGGTGA
- a CDS encoding ABC transporter substrate-binding protein, whose product MKVWKSIIAASVLALVSSGAAQAARTDLVLGIPLEPPHLDPTAGAAAAIDEVLYANVFEGLTRIGPNGEVLPALAESWTVSDDGKIYTFKLRTGVKYHDGSDFNADDVKFSLDRARAEDSTNAQKALFAAIDTVEAVDPGTVRVTLKNPQGSFLYNMGWGDAVIVAPESAETNKEKPIGTGPFKFENWAKGSAITLVKADGWGDPIALDKAEFRIIPDAAAAIPALLSGDVQALPNYQLGDALPQIQADPRFKVVIGSTEGETVLSTNNKKPPFDNLKVRQAIAHAIDRKAIIDGASGGFGVPIGSHFAPHNPAYIDLTGTYPHDVEKAKALLKEAGFENGFKATLKLPPVGYARDGGQIVASQLREVGIDLEIIPVEWADWLKQVFTEKNYDLSIVSHTEPNDIDIYSRDDYYFQYDNPAFDKIIEELNLTSDEAKRKELYGQAQKILAEDAVVGFLFELPKIGIWDAKVEGLWTNSPIQANDLTKVKWVD is encoded by the coding sequence ATGAAAGTTTGGAAATCGATCATTGCGGCAAGCGTGCTGGCGCTGGTGTCGAGCGGCGCGGCGCAGGCAGCCAGGACCGACCTAGTGCTGGGCATCCCGCTTGAGCCGCCGCATCTCGACCCGACCGCAGGAGCGGCGGCGGCAATCGACGAGGTTCTTTACGCCAACGTCTTCGAAGGATTGACCCGCATCGGGCCGAATGGCGAAGTGCTGCCGGCGCTGGCCGAGAGCTGGACCGTTTCCGACGACGGCAAGATCTACACCTTCAAGCTGCGTACCGGCGTGAAATACCATGACGGCAGCGACTTCAATGCCGACGACGTGAAATTCTCGCTGGACCGTGCACGCGCCGAAGATTCCACGAATGCGCAGAAGGCGCTGTTTGCTGCGATCGACACCGTGGAGGCAGTCGACCCGGGTACGGTGAGGGTCACGCTGAAGAACCCGCAGGGCTCTTTCCTCTACAATATGGGCTGGGGCGACGCAGTGATCGTCGCGCCGGAATCGGCCGAGACCAACAAGGAAAAGCCGATCGGCACCGGCCCGTTCAAATTCGAGAACTGGGCCAAGGGTTCGGCCATTACGCTGGTCAAGGCCGATGGCTGGGGCGATCCGATCGCGCTCGACAAGGCCGAGTTCCGCATCATTCCGGATGCCGCCGCAGCCATTCCGGCGCTGCTGTCGGGCGACGTGCAGGCGCTGCCGAACTATCAGCTCGGCGATGCGCTGCCGCAGATCCAGGCCGATCCGCGCTTCAAGGTGGTGATCGGCTCGACTGAAGGCGAGACGGTGCTGTCGACCAACAACAAGAAGCCGCCCTTCGACAATCTGAAGGTGCGGCAAGCCATCGCCCACGCGATCGACCGCAAGGCGATCATCGACGGCGCTTCCGGCGGCTTCGGCGTGCCGATCGGCTCGCATTTCGCCCCGCACAATCCGGCCTACATCGACCTGACCGGCACCTATCCGCATGATGTCGAAAAGGCTAAAGCGCTCCTCAAGGAAGCGGGCTTCGAGAACGGCTTCAAGGCGACCCTGAAACTGCCGCCGGTCGGCTACGCGCGCGACGGCGGCCAGATCGTCGCCTCGCAGCTGCGCGAAGTCGGCATCGATCTCGAAATCATTCCCGTAGAATGGGCCGACTGGCTGAAGCAGGTGTTCACGGAAAAGAACTACGATCTGTCGATCGTCTCGCACACCGAACCGAACGACATCGATATCTATTCGCGCGACGACTATTATTTCCAGTACGACAATCCGGCCTTCGACAAGATCATCGAGGAGCTGAACCTCACCTCCGACGAAGCCAAGCGCAAGGAACTCTATGGCCAGGCGCAAAAAATCCTCGCCGAGGATGCGGTCGTGGGCTTCCTGTTCGAGCTGCCGAAGATCGGCATCTGGGACGCCAAGGTCGAGGGCCTCTGGACAAACTCGCCCATCCAGGCGAACGACCTGACCAAGGTGAAATGGGTGGATTGA
- a CDS encoding ABC transporter permease: MTAYLLKRLLVGALTLVFASIVVFSVLEVLPGDPARLMLGMNASEETVQVLREQMGLNQPLFLRYLDWAGGLLTLDFGKSYTYSVPVADLVAERVVVSLPLAIMALVLSTVIAIPVGVFSAQRRGSAADTLSMGAAQIGVAIPNFWFALILIYIFAVWLRLVPAGGFPGWNAGLWPAFKALILPAVALALPQAAILARVTRSALLEVLGEDYIRTARAKGMPRSHVLWRHALRNAMIPVLTILGLQFAFLLAGTIIIENVFYLPGLGRLIFQAITQRDLIVVESVIMLLVATVIVVNLLVDLSYAIVDPRLRIRQ; this comes from the coding sequence ATGACCGCTTACCTCCTCAAACGTCTGCTCGTCGGCGCGCTGACTCTCGTCTTCGCGTCGATCGTGGTGTTTTCGGTGCTGGAGGTGCTGCCAGGCGACCCGGCGCGGCTGATGCTCGGCATGAACGCCTCGGAAGAAACGGTTCAAGTGCTGCGCGAGCAGATGGGTCTCAACCAGCCGCTATTTTTGCGTTATCTCGACTGGGCCGGTGGGCTGCTGACGCTCGATTTCGGAAAGTCCTACACCTATTCGGTTCCAGTGGCCGACTTGGTCGCCGAGCGCGTCGTCGTCTCGTTGCCGCTCGCAATCATGGCGCTCGTGCTCTCGACCGTCATCGCCATTCCGGTCGGCGTATTTTCCGCCCAGCGGCGCGGCAGCGCAGCCGATACATTATCGATGGGTGCGGCGCAGATCGGCGTCGCGATACCCAATTTCTGGTTCGCGCTAATCCTCATCTATATTTTCGCCGTCTGGCTGCGGCTCGTGCCGGCAGGCGGCTTCCCCGGCTGGAACGCGGGCTTATGGCCGGCCTTCAAGGCATTGATCCTGCCTGCGGTGGCGCTCGCTCTGCCGCAAGCTGCGATCCTTGCACGCGTCACCCGCTCGGCGCTGCTCGAAGTGCTCGGCGAAGACTATATCCGTACCGCCCGCGCCAAGGGCATGCCGCGCAGCCATGTGCTCTGGCGCCATGCGCTTCGCAACGCGATGATCCCGGTGTTGACCATCCTCGGCCTGCAATTCGCTTTCCTGCTAGCCGGCACGATCATCATCGAGAACGTCTTCTATCTGCCCGGTCTCGGACGGCTGATCTTCCAGGCGATCACCCAGCGCGACCTTATCGTCGTCGAGAGCGTCATCATGCTCCTGGTCGCGACGGTCATCGTCGTCAATCTCCTGGTCGACCTGTCCTACGCAATCGTCGATCCTCGGCTGAGGATCCGGCAATGA
- a CDS encoding ABC transporter permease — MTLPVSEFERETFVSFVAKAFANRSFVTGFAITSLIAGMALLSFFWTPYDVTKLVVADRMQPPSATHLFGTDQFGRDVLSMIMVGSRNSIAVALVAVGIGMGLGVPLGCWAAARGGFVDETVMRFNDLVFAFPALLSAVMITAIFGPGAINAIIAIGIFNIPVFARVARAGALAIWPREFILAARAAGKGKALITVEHILPNIANLLLVQGTIQFALGILAEAGLSYLGLGAQPPMPSWGRMLFEAQTLMMVAPYLALFPGFAIVITVLGLNLLGDGVSDVLDPKLRRQR, encoded by the coding sequence ATGACCCTGCCCGTCTCCGAATTCGAGCGCGAGACCTTCGTCAGCTTCGTCGCGAAGGCGTTTGCCAACCGTTCCTTCGTCACCGGTTTCGCCATCACTTCGCTGATCGCCGGCATGGCGCTACTGTCATTCTTCTGGACGCCCTATGACGTGACGAAGCTTGTCGTGGCCGATCGCATGCAGCCGCCTTCGGCCACGCATCTCTTCGGCACCGACCAGTTCGGCCGCGACGTGCTGTCGATGATCATGGTGGGCTCGCGCAACTCGATCGCGGTGGCGCTGGTGGCGGTCGGCATCGGAATGGGACTCGGCGTGCCGCTCGGCTGCTGGGCGGCGGCGCGGGGCGGTTTCGTCGACGAGACCGTCATGCGATTCAACGATCTGGTCTTCGCCTTCCCAGCTTTGCTCTCGGCGGTGATGATCACAGCGATCTTCGGTCCCGGCGCTATCAACGCCATCATCGCCATTGGGATATTCAACATACCGGTCTTTGCCCGCGTCGCCCGCGCCGGCGCGCTGGCGATCTGGCCGCGCGAATTCATCCTGGCCGCCCGCGCCGCCGGCAAGGGCAAGGCCCTGATCACTGTCGAGCACATCCTGCCTAACATAGCCAATTTGCTGCTGGTGCAGGGCACTATCCAGTTCGCGCTCGGCATTCTGGCCGAAGCCGGCCTGTCCTATCTTGGCCTCGGCGCGCAACCGCCAATGCCGAGTTGGGGGCGCATGCTGTTCGAAGCCCAGACGCTGATGATGGTCGCGCCTTATCTGGCGCTGTTCCCCGGTTTCGCCATCGTCATCACCGTGCTCGGTCTCAACCTGCTCGGCGACGGCGTCAGCGACGTACTCGATCCGAAATTGCGGCGGCAACGATGA
- a CDS encoding dipeptide ABC transporter ATP-binding protein, producing MSLLEIENLSLKIGETPILKDVDLIIDRGEVMGLVGESGSGKSMTALTVMQLLPNAAHAEGRVSFDGMDILAATEDRMCQLRGDDIGMVFQEPMTALNPVKTIGEQVAEGIRWHTGASRADAEARARQILDRVGLPEKKFPLSRYPHQLSGGQRQRVVIAIACALKPKLLIADEPTTALDVVLQAQILELLRDLVDENRMGLLLISHDLAVVTQMADRITILRHGEVMEAGETALTLSKQAHSYTRQLALASTHVPARRALSDFEGERAPLLEVQNISRTYPGQRLSMFRKAEPFRAVDEVSFSILPGQSTALVGRSGCGKSTLARMILALDRPTGGAIRFMGETLTGKDEAALRPARHNMQVVFQDPYGSFNPRHKVERLVSEPLHLMEKQPSAAERREMVAGALHEVGLRTEDMDKYPHEFSGGQRQRLSIARAIITRPKLVVADEPVSALDVSIRAQILDLFADLNSRLGVAYLFITHDLTVARAITDDVMIMHEGKIVERGPTGEVLDHPQSEAAKALVAAAPDLHRAIARRLQEQG from the coding sequence ATGAGCCTGCTCGAGATCGAGAACCTGTCGCTCAAGATCGGCGAGACGCCGATCCTGAAAGACGTCGACCTGATAATCGACCGTGGCGAGGTCATGGGTCTGGTCGGCGAATCCGGCTCGGGCAAATCGATGACGGCGCTGACGGTCATGCAGCTTCTGCCAAACGCCGCGCACGCCGAAGGCCGCGTCAGCTTCGACGGCATGGACATTCTCGCCGCCACCGAGGACCGGATGTGCCAACTGCGCGGCGACGACATCGGCATGGTATTCCAGGAGCCGATGACCGCGCTGAACCCGGTCAAGACAATCGGCGAGCAGGTCGCGGAAGGCATTCGCTGGCACACCGGAGCCAGCCGCGCCGATGCCGAGGCGCGCGCGCGGCAAATACTGGATCGGGTCGGACTGCCCGAGAAGAAATTCCCGCTGTCGCGCTATCCGCATCAATTGTCGGGTGGCCAGCGCCAGCGGGTGGTGATCGCCATCGCCTGCGCGCTGAAACCGAAACTGCTGATCGCCGACGAGCCGACGACGGCGCTCGACGTTGTGCTGCAGGCGCAGATTTTGGAACTGCTGCGCGATCTGGTCGACGAAAACCGGATGGGACTGCTTTTGATCTCGCATGATCTCGCTGTCGTGACGCAGATGGCCGACCGCATCACCATCCTGCGCCATGGCGAGGTGATGGAGGCGGGCGAAACCGCGCTCACCCTTTCAAAGCAGGCGCACTCCTATACGCGGCAACTCGCGCTCGCTTCCACGCACGTGCCGGCGCGGCGCGCTCTCTCCGACTTTGAGGGGGAGAGAGCGCCGCTCCTCGAAGTCCAAAACATCTCTCGCACCTATCCAGGCCAGCGCCTGTCGATGTTCCGCAAGGCAGAGCCATTTCGCGCCGTGGACGAGGTTTCATTCTCGATCTTGCCCGGCCAATCGACCGCCCTTGTCGGACGTTCGGGCTGCGGGAAATCGACGCTCGCGCGCATGATCCTTGCCCTCGACAGACCGACCGGCGGCGCGATCCGCTTCATGGGCGAGACGCTGACCGGCAAGGACGAGGCAGCGCTTAGGCCGGCGCGGCACAACATGCAGGTGGTGTTCCAGGATCCCTACGGCTCGTTCAATCCACGCCACAAGGTCGAGCGGCTGGTTTCCGAACCCCTACATCTCATGGAAAAGCAGCCCAGCGCAGCCGAGCGGCGCGAGATGGTAGCCGGAGCACTGCACGAAGTCGGCCTTCGCACCGAAGACATGGACAAATACCCGCACGAATTTTCAGGCGGCCAGCGCCAGCGCCTGTCCATTGCGCGCGCCATCATCACACGGCCGAAACTGGTCGTGGCGGACGAGCCGGTCTCCGCGCTCGACGTTTCGATCCGCGCACAGATCCTCGATCTGTTCGCTGATTTGAACAGCCGCCTCGGCGTCGCCTATCTGTTCATCACCCACGATCTGACGGTCGCCCGCGCCATCACCGACGACGTGATGATCATGCATGAGGGAAAGATCGTCGAGCGAGGCCCGACTGGCGAGGTGCTCGACCATCCGCAATCCGAGGCGGCCAAGGCGTTGGTCGCTGCAGCGCCCGATCTGCACCGCGCGATCGCCCGGCGATTGCAGGAACAGGGCTAG
- a CDS encoding TerB family tellurite resistance protein — MAKGVLARLRTLFDGDPGVRKVADDPVLSAELLLLFRMILADGTVSDSEMAMFRRICREAFGISDESLDGVVEYLNDFGYETSGAQALALFSELDVERRKLLARHMAEIAKADSELAEKEVRLLRRTLDILGISPVDVVKPPA; from the coding sequence ATGGCGAAAGGAGTGCTGGCCCGCTTACGGACGCTGTTTGATGGCGATCCCGGCGTTCGCAAGGTGGCGGACGATCCAGTCTTGTCGGCCGAGCTCCTGCTGTTGTTCCGCATGATCCTGGCCGACGGCACGGTTAGCGACAGCGAGATGGCGATGTTCAGGCGCATCTGCCGAGAAGCGTTCGGGATCAGCGACGAGAGCTTGGACGGTGTCGTCGAATATCTGAATGATTTCGGCTACGAGACCAGCGGCGCGCAGGCCCTCGCGCTGTTCAGCGAACTCGATGTCGAACGCCGCAAGCTGCTGGCGCGCCACATGGCCGAGATCGCCAAGGCTGACTCTGAGCTTGCCGAAAAGGAGGTGCGGCTGCTGCGCCGCACGCTCGACATTCTGGGCATAAGCCCGGTGGATGTGGTTAAGCCGCCAGCCTAG
- a CDS encoding TSUP family transporter yields MFDLATETIALLAFAAFLAGFIDSIAGGGGLIAVPALLLAGLSPVEALGTNKLQGLFGSGSATIAYASKGHVDLRKQLPSALLSLVGGVAGALLATVLPGEFLRFILPFVLVAIAFYFAVKPNMDDVDRAERLSPFLFGLVVVPVIGFYDGVFGPGTGSFFMLAFVSLAGYGVLKATAHTKLLNFASNIGGFAAFAFVGVIYWKIGLMMGVAQFLGARVGAWLAIRNGAKLIKPLLVITCLALAVRLMMDPAHPLRTMLGF; encoded by the coding sequence ATGTTCGATCTGGCCACCGAGACCATTGCCCTGCTCGCCTTTGCGGCCTTCCTCGCCGGCTTCATCGATTCGATCGCCGGGGGCGGCGGCCTGATAGCCGTCCCGGCGCTCCTGCTCGCCGGCCTTTCGCCGGTCGAGGCGCTCGGCACCAACAAGCTGCAAGGATTGTTCGGCTCCGGCTCAGCAACAATCGCCTATGCCTCTAAAGGGCATGTCGACCTGCGCAAGCAATTGCCCTCCGCACTGCTCTCCCTTGTCGGCGGCGTTGCCGGCGCTCTTTTGGCGACAGTTTTGCCAGGCGAGTTCCTGCGCTTTATCCTGCCTTTCGTGCTTGTCGCGATTGCGTTCTATTTCGCCGTGAAGCCCAATATGGATGACGTCGACCGCGCAGAGCGCCTGTCGCCGTTTCTGTTCGGGCTCGTGGTCGTGCCGGTGATCGGCTTTTACGACGGTGTGTTCGGCCCTGGCACCGGCTCGTTCTTCATGCTCGCCTTCGTATCGCTCGCCGGCTACGGCGTGCTCAAGGCGACCGCCCATACCAAGCTTCTCAATTTCGCCTCCAATATCGGCGGTTTCGCCGCCTTCGCCTTTGTGGGCGTGATCTACTGGAAGATCGGGCTGATGATGGGAGTAGCGCAGTTTCTCGGCGCCCGCGTCGGCGCCTGGCTGGCGATCAGGAACGGCGCCAAGCTGATCAAGCCGCTACTGGTGATCACGTGCCTGGCGCTTGCCGTTAGATTGATGATGGATCCCGCGCATCCGCTGCGCACGATGCTCGGCTTTTGA
- a CDS encoding AraC family transcriptional regulator, whose amino-acid sequence MIAEPDVPPTPVPPPIGQFEMVQRSPNPRLDGIVSRLTGYREVSVGHFRQIEAASLVIPLVVNFSGSFAIGLGRAPGANDHFGSFAAGLYAGPVVIDSFGTASCIQIDFTPLGARRFFRMPMTELTDRMVTLDDVLGADGLALRERLANEPDWHRRLDLAERFVESRISAAPPTKAEVAWAYGKVLASGGRMPVSALARNIGWSRKHLAGRFTAETGVGPKTFARIVRFNRAMTLSQAGADGWAGIAAECGYSDQAHLAREFREMAGATPGTWQANIT is encoded by the coding sequence ATGATCGCCGAGCCTGATGTCCCGCCGACACCTGTTCCACCGCCGATTGGCCAGTTCGAGATGGTGCAGCGTTCGCCGAACCCGAGGCTGGACGGCATTGTCTCGCGCCTGACCGGTTATCGTGAAGTGTCGGTCGGCCATTTCCGCCAAATCGAAGCCGCTTCATTGGTGATCCCTCTTGTCGTCAATTTCAGCGGTTCCTTTGCGATCGGCCTCGGTCGCGCTCCCGGCGCCAACGACCATTTCGGCAGCTTTGCGGCCGGCCTTTATGCCGGGCCGGTGGTGATCGATTCGTTCGGGACCGCAAGCTGCATCCAGATCGACTTCACACCGCTTGGGGCGCGCCGGTTCTTCCGGATGCCTATGACCGAACTCACCGACCGAATGGTGACGCTCGACGACGTGCTCGGCGCGGACGGGCTGGCGTTGCGCGAAAGGCTGGCGAATGAGCCGGACTGGCATCGGCGCCTCGATCTTGCGGAGCGTTTCGTCGAATCCCGAATCTCCGCCGCCCCGCCAACCAAGGCGGAAGTGGCTTGGGCGTACGGCAAGGTTCTGGCCAGCGGCGGCCGTATGCCGGTGTCTGCTTTGGCCAGGAACATCGGCTGGAGCCGCAAGCACCTTGCTGGACGGTTCACCGCAGAGACCGGCGTCGGACCGAAGACCTTCGCCCGCATCGTCCGCTTCAACCGCGCGATGACGTTGAGCCAGGCAGGAGCCGACGGTTGGGCCGGCATCGCCGCCGAATGCGGCTATTCCGACCAGGCGCATCTGGCGCGGGAATTTCGCGAGATGGCGGGCGCGACGCCGGGCACATGGCAGGCCAACATCACCTGA
- a CDS encoding VOC family protein: MPENIEAPRIYATFRYQDAARMIDWLVNAFGFTVHARYADPDGVIQHAQLALGSSMIMVGNVRDDDYGRMVGGPGSQCGKSIYVAVDDTDTAYEHAKAAGAKILEEPTNRDYGSRDFVCADPEGNVWSFGTYWPKANEPAL, translated from the coding sequence ATGCCCGAAAATATCGAAGCACCCCGCATCTATGCGACTTTCCGCTACCAGGACGCAGCCAGGATGATCGACTGGCTGGTAAACGCCTTTGGCTTCACAGTGCACGCCAGATATGCCGATCCGGACGGCGTTATCCAGCATGCGCAACTGGCCCTTGGCTCCTCGATGATCATGGTCGGCAATGTGCGCGACGACGACTACGGCAGGATGGTCGGCGGACCCGGCTCCCAGTGCGGCAAGTCGATCTATGTGGCCGTCGACGATACCGATACCGCCTACGAACACGCCAAGGCCGCGGGCGCAAAAATCCTTGAGGAGCCTACCAACCGCGATTATGGCAGCCGCGACTTCGTCTGCGCCGATCCGGAGGGCAATGTCTGGTCGTTCGGCACCTATTGGCCGAAAGCCAACGAACCGGCGCTGTGA
- a CDS encoding cupin domain-containing protein yields MRAVFKADGEETANRYSISEWWLQPGGDGPGAHSHETNDEIFWVIEGTPSLLVDEEWIDAPAGSCIVIPAGVTHDFANRTQALAGLFNVFIPGGFEPKMPAIVKWFEENS; encoded by the coding sequence ATGCGCGCCGTCTTCAAGGCCGACGGCGAAGAGACCGCGAACCGCTATTCAATCTCGGAATGGTGGCTGCAACCGGGCGGCGACGGTCCAGGCGCCCATTCTCACGAAACGAATGACGAGATCTTCTGGGTAATCGAGGGGACGCCGTCGCTATTGGTCGACGAGGAGTGGATCGATGCGCCGGCCGGAAGCTGCATCGTGATCCCGGCCGGCGTCACGCACGATTTCGCCAACAGGACGCAAGCCCTTGCAGGCCTGTTCAACGTGTTCATCCCCGGCGGCTTCGAGCCGAAAATGCCGGCGATCGTAAAATGGTTCGAAGAGAATAGTTGA
- a CDS encoding cobyric acid synthase, translating to MAQAIMLQGTGSDVGKTVLVAGLCRAARNRGLKVRPFKPQNMSNNAAVADIPGEPGGGGEIGRAQWLQAIACGVAPSIHMNPVLLKPQSDVGAQVIVQGKVFGEARARDYQTLKPRLFEAVLDSWKKIGEGADLVIVEGAGSPAEINLRPRDIANMGFATRADVPVVLVGDIDRGGVIASVAGTHLILPEEDRRMIVGYLINKFRGDVTLFDDGIGAIEKFTGWRCFGVVPWLKAAAMLPSEDSVVLERLVAGESRALKIAVPVLGRISNFDDLDPLRAEPQVDVVFVKPGERLPPDAGLVVIPGSKSTIGDLIKFRENGWDRDLVEHRRRGGHVVGLCGGYQMLGGTVRDPDGIEGSVREAEGLGLLDIETVMEPEKTVRNVIAHSTHFGVPLEGYEIHLGRTTGPDCLRPAAVINGVDDGATSADGKVFGTYMHGLFGADRFRARFLESLGVKGGGVDHRAEVERALDEIAVQLETHLDCDAIFAAAR from the coding sequence ATGGCCCAGGCGATCATGCTGCAAGGCACTGGTTCGGATGTCGGCAAGACTGTGCTTGTCGCGGGCCTGTGCCGCGCCGCCAGAAATCGCGGCCTGAAGGTGCGGCCGTTCAAACCGCAGAACATGTCGAACAACGCCGCCGTGGCCGATATTCCGGGCGAACCGGGCGGCGGCGGCGAGATCGGCCGCGCGCAATGGCTGCAGGCGATCGCCTGCGGCGTCGCGCCGTCGATCCATATGAACCCCGTGCTGCTCAAGCCGCAAAGCGATGTCGGTGCGCAGGTCATCGTCCAGGGCAAGGTGTTCGGCGAGGCGCGGGCGCGCGACTATCAGACGCTGAAGCCGCGACTGTTCGAAGCCGTGCTCGATTCCTGGAAGAAGATCGGGGAGGGCGCCGACCTGGTGATCGTCGAAGGAGCGGGGTCTCCGGCCGAAATCAACCTCAGGCCGCGCGACATCGCCAATATGGGCTTTGCAACGCGGGCGGACGTCCCGGTCGTGCTGGTCGGAGACATAGACCGCGGCGGCGTCATCGCTTCGGTCGCGGGGACGCATTTGATCCTGCCCGAGGAGGACCGGCGGATGATCGTCGGCTACCTCATCAACAAGTTTCGCGGCGACGTGACGCTGTTCGACGACGGCATTGGCGCGATCGAGAAGTTCACCGGCTGGCGCTGTTTCGGCGTGGTGCCGTGGCTGAAGGCGGCGGCAATGCTGCCCTCCGAAGATTCGGTCGTTCTGGAGCGGCTGGTGGCGGGCGAGAGCCGCGCGCTCAAAATTGCGGTGCCGGTGCTCGGGCGGATTTCGAATTTCGACGATCTCGACCCGCTGCGCGCTGAACCACAGGTGGATGTGGTATTCGTGAAGCCCGGCGAGAGGCTGCCGCCGGACGCGGGACTGGTCGTCATTCCTGGCTCGAAATCGACGATCGGCGATCTCATCAAATTCCGCGAGAACGGCTGGGACCGCGATCTCGTCGAGCACAGGCGGCGCGGCGGCCATGTCGTGGGCCTGTGCGGCGGCTACCAGATGCTGGGCGGGACGGTGCGCGACCCGGACGGCATCGAAGGCAGCGTGAGAGAGGCGGAAGGGCTCGGCCTGCTCGATATCGAGACGGTTATGGAACCGGAAAAGACGGTGCGCAACGTTATCGCGCATTCGACGCATTTCGGCGTGCCGCTGGAAGGTTATGAGATCCATCTCGGCAGGACTACGGGTCCGGACTGCCTGCGCCCGGCGGCCGTCATCAACGGCGTCGACGACGGCGCGACATCGGCGGACGGCAAGGTGTTCGGCACCTATATGCACGGGCTGTTCGGCGCCGACCGGTTTCGCGCCCGCTTTCTTGAAAGCCTTGGCGTCAAGGGGGGCGGCGTCGACCACCGCGCCGAAGTCGAGCGGGCGCTGGACGAAATAGCCGTCCAGCTTGAAACCCATCTCGACTGCGACGCGATCTTCGCTGCGGCACGCTGA